The genomic region GAATTTTAGACACAATCGGATCACCGGTGAAATAAGTGGCTCCCAAATTTATTGTGGCGAGATTTAAACCCAAATTGGGTAATTTGAAGGCGCCATTGGAGAAATGGAAGAAGTCTATTCCACCGAACAAATGAATTTTCTTCTTTGTGAACATCCTGAATTGAAAACCGGTCAATACTGTGCCGTTGAGTTTAGTGCCAATTGCCAGGTTTTTATAATTCGTCTCGTAATGGAAGGGTTTCTCAACATATCCAATACCGATTCCAAAACGCATGTTGACGCTATACCGATGATGTTTGCTTAATGGAAGAAGTAGTTGGGAGTAGAGGGAATGCCCACGACCAAGCTCTTTGTCGTTTCCGAAGTCTATGTATCTGTATCCCAGTCCATAAAGAGGATAGTTGTAGATGCGGTGCCAGGTCTTGTCCCCATTGGCACTCTTTAAATACTGAACTTCAGCCATCCGAAGATGTCTTTTTTGCAGATGAACCAGAGCTGGACGATGGGAAATAATGAATCCCGTATGCAGGCTGAGACTAAAACTGCTTTTGCCGGAAACAAAAAGACTGTCTGTTTGTCCATTTACAGGGCATACCGCCGTAAATAGCAGGAGTATAGAAAGGACAGGCAGGAGATATTTCAATTTTTAATTTCGGTTGGGAGTGCAAAAGTAAAAAAATGAAGTGGTGCTTTCTTTTTTAATTTTGGAACATGACAGAAGTTAAGCGAAAAATGGAAGCCTTTGAGCGTTTATTGGGAATAATGGACGAATTGCGTGAGAAATGTCCCTGGGATAAAAAGCAAACGATGCAAAGTTTGAGGCACCTTACCATTGAAGAAGTTTATGAATTGGGTGATGCCATTTTAGAGGGGGATGATGCAGAAATCAAGAAGGAACTAGGGGATATTTTACTTCATATTGTGTTTTATGCAAAGATTGCTTCCGAAACAGGAAAATATGACATAGCGGATGTTATTGACAGTTTATGTGAAAAATTGATTCACCGACATCCACATATTTATGGTGATGTAGTGGTGGGGGATGATGAAGAAGTGAGCCGGAATTGGGAGAAACTGAAGTTGAAAGAAGGAAAAACTTCTGTACTGGAAGGAGTGCCTGTTTCTCTTCCAGCTGTTGTAAAATCAATGAGAATTCAGGAAAAGGCAAGGGCTGCCGGGTTCGACTGGGAAGAAAAGCATCAGGTATGGGAAAAAG from Bacteroidota bacterium harbors:
- a CDS encoding acyloxyacyl hydrolase encodes the protein MKYLLPVLSILLLFTAVCPVNGQTDSLFVSGKSSFSLSLHTGFIISHRPALVHLQKRHLRMAEVQYLKSANGDKTWHRIYNYPLYGLGYRYIDFGNDKELGRGHSLYSQLLLPLSKHHRYSVNMRFGIGIGYVEKPFHYETNYKNLAIGTKLNGTVLTGFQFRMFTKKKIHLFGGIDFFHFSNGAFKLPNLGLNLATINLGATYFTGDPIVSKIPAKEKLKRKHEFNTAIAIGFKERYPPEGPNFMVNIINLQYHLPWGQKGLFGAGSEMIIDQSLRGRLEEDSIQSSYLEGSTRIGVFGSCGLQLGKWDAVLQPGVYLYSKLSEDGFIYNRLLLKYRFHQHFYASLGLKSHFAKADYFEWGIGVRI
- the mazG gene encoding nucleoside triphosphate pyrophosphohydrolase, whose protein sequence is MTEVKRKMEAFERLLGIMDELREKCPWDKKQTMQSLRHLTIEEVYELGDAILEGDDAEIKKELGDILLHIVFYAKIASETGKYDIADVIDSLCEKLIHRHPHIYGDVVVGDDEEVSRNWEKLKLKEGKTSVLEGVPVSLPAVVKSMRIQEKARAAGFDWEEKHQVWEKVKEEMNEFYTEAESGNVQGMQAEFGDLLFSLVNYARVMGINPEESLERTNKKFINRFRFMEDRVREKGLSLADLNLAEMDVYWNEAKKNGL